TTTACATTAAAATATTTTTATTTGTACGTGGAAAAGGAATAACATCACGGATATTTTCAATGCTAGTAACATACATCAAAAGTCGCTCAAAACCAAGTCCAAAACCACTAGATCCAGGGTTACCAAATTTTCTCAGATCCAGATACCATTGAAAATCCTCGATATTCATTTTCAATTCATGCATTCGTTCTAATAGTTTTTCATAACGTACTTCACGTTGTGATCCGCCGATTAGCTCACCAATTCCAGGAACTAAAAGATCAAAAGCAGCAACAGTTTGACCATCATCATTTTGGTGCATATAAAATGCTTTTAATGCTTTTGGATAATTTGTAATTACAACAGGCGAGTTAAAAATTTCTTCGGCTAAAAACCGCTCATGCTCCGTTTTTAAATCAGCGCCGAAAAACAAATCTTTTTCTTCAAACTTGTCTTGATGTTCTAAAAGTAATTCAATAGCTTTTTCGTAACTAATTTGACTAACTTGCGAATCACAGAATTGGATCAAACGGCGACGGAGGTTTTTATCTCCTACTTTTTCTAAAAACGTAAATTCATCCTTATTTCTAATTATAACTGATTTTATAACTTTTTGAACTAATTTCACAGCTAATTCAATAATTTGCTCTAAATTATAAAATGCAACTTCAGGTTCAATCATCCAAAATTCAGCAGCATGTTTTCGTGTATTTGATCGCTCAGCACGAAATGTTGGCGCAAAAGTATAAACTTTTTTAAAACCTAACGCATAAGCTTCGGCATGCAATTGGCCTGTGACACCTAAAGTTGTTTTTTTGTTAAAAAATTCTTTTTTTTCATCATCTACAATAAAAACTTCTCCCGCGCCTTCGCCATCATTTGAAGTTAAAATTGGTGCAGAAAAATTAATAAAACCTTGACGACTAAAAAACTTATGAATTTCATAAAAAA
The sequence above is a segment of the Mesomycoplasma flocculare ATCC 27399 genome. Coding sequences within it:
- the asnS gene encoding asparagine--tRNA ligase, which encodes MLATISEICVHPELHDQKKVTIQGWVTNIRGNLKIMFIELNDGSSFKNLQCVLKSDLIEFEKTENLAIGMAIEISGIFSNTPERQQFGEILVENFEIKGHNYSANFPIQNQEISLEILRQMPHFRHRTRLFRVIMKLRSSLFYEIHKFFSRQGFINFSAPILTSNDGEGAGEVFIVDDEKKEFFNKKTTLGVTGQLHAEAYALGFKKVYTFAPTFRAERSNTRKHAAEFWMIEPEVAFYNLEQIIELAVKLVQKVIKSVIIRNKDEFTFLEKVGDKNLRRRLIQFCDSQVSQISYEKAIELLLEHQDKFEEKDLFFGADLKTEHERFLAEEIFNSPVVITNYPKALKAFYMHQNDDGQTVAAFDLLVPGIGELIGGSQREVRYEKLLERMHELKMNIEDFQWYLDLRKFGNPGSSGFGLGFERLLMYVTSIENIRDVIPFPRTNKNILM